A single genomic interval of Arthrobacter sp. NicSoilB8 harbors:
- a CDS encoding FMN-binding negative transcriptional regulator, producing MYIPAHFAVSPDSVRHLLTRPAAANLITATANGILATLLPFVYDPAAGELGALHGHLARNNPQWSEPALGESLFIIQGADAYITPSWYASKAEHGRVVPTWNYSTAHVYGNLVIHDDPVWLASHVRRLSDHNEAGSERPWTVDDAPWRYIAGQLRAIVGVELLITRIEAKHKLSQNRPDADIDGVVAGLRSRGHMESAADVEAAREAREQARRPHSGDPAGSSELS from the coding sequence GTGTATATCCCCGCACATTTCGCCGTCAGCCCCGATTCGGTCCGGCACTTGCTGACCCGGCCGGCTGCGGCCAACCTGATCACCGCCACGGCGAACGGCATCCTTGCCACACTGCTGCCCTTTGTCTATGACCCGGCGGCCGGCGAGCTGGGTGCGCTGCACGGTCACCTCGCCCGCAACAACCCCCAATGGTCCGAACCCGCCCTCGGCGAATCGCTCTTCATCATCCAGGGGGCCGACGCCTACATCACACCGTCGTGGTACGCGTCCAAGGCAGAGCACGGGCGGGTCGTACCCACGTGGAACTACTCCACCGCCCACGTCTACGGCAACCTGGTCATCCATGACGATCCGGTCTGGCTCGCCAGCCATGTCCGACGGCTGAGCGATCACAACGAAGCCGGTTCGGAGCGGCCCTGGACGGTCGACGATGCCCCCTGGCGCTACATTGCCGGCCAGCTGCGCGCGATCGTCGGCGTCGAGCTTCTCATCACCCGGATCGAGGCGAAACACAAACTCAGCCAGAACCGGCCCGACGCCGATATTGACGGCGTCGTGGCCGGGCTGCGGTCGCGCGGGCACATGGAGAGCGCCGCCGACGTCGAGGCGGCACGCGAGGCCCGCGAGCAGGCACGGCGCCCGCACTCCGGCGACCCGGCCGGGTCCTCCGAGCTGAGCTAG
- a CDS encoding DMT family transporter, whose protein sequence is MKVNSSATHHLDQPLPSRPVTGLWWGLLGVAAFSFTVPFTRVAVGGLSPLFIGSGRAVVAAVLAACALALTRPRRPRGAQWARVAVVAGGVVVGFPLLTSFALASVPASHGAVVIALLPAATATMAVLRGHERPPVMFWVITGVGAVAAIGFASAQSGGLGQLHLSDLLLFGAVASAAIGYAEGGKLARELGAWQTVSWALVLVSPLMVCMAAVSVAGQPPSATPVQWAAFAYLGVVSMFLGFFAWYHGLAIGPMAQVSQVQLVQPVLSICWAGLLLGETLTWTTILGGAVVVFCAGLAVRSRPGPIRPSSATVPFSETVPFSEAVPSSAGQEAEAKDLATAKQSR, encoded by the coding sequence ATGAAAGTCAATAGTAGCGCTACTCATCATCTTGACCAACCGTTACCGTCCCGGCCGGTCACCGGACTGTGGTGGGGCCTGCTCGGCGTCGCCGCGTTTTCCTTCACGGTTCCGTTCACCCGGGTGGCGGTTGGGGGCCTGTCGCCGCTGTTCATCGGATCAGGCCGGGCCGTCGTCGCGGCGGTCCTCGCCGCGTGTGCCCTCGCTTTGACCCGGCCGCGCCGGCCCCGGGGCGCCCAATGGGCGCGCGTTGCCGTCGTCGCCGGCGGGGTGGTGGTCGGCTTCCCCCTCCTGACCTCGTTCGCCCTCGCCTCCGTGCCCGCCAGCCATGGCGCCGTCGTTATCGCGCTACTCCCCGCGGCGACCGCGACGATGGCGGTGCTGCGTGGCCACGAGCGCCCGCCCGTCATGTTCTGGGTCATCACCGGCGTCGGCGCCGTCGCGGCAATCGGATTCGCGTCCGCGCAGTCCGGGGGCCTCGGACAACTGCACCTGTCGGACCTGCTGCTCTTCGGTGCGGTTGCGTCCGCGGCGATCGGTTACGCCGAAGGCGGCAAACTCGCCCGCGAACTCGGCGCCTGGCAGACCGTCTCCTGGGCGCTCGTCCTGGTCTCACCTCTCATGGTGTGCATGGCGGCAGTCTCCGTGGCCGGGCAGCCGCCGTCGGCTACCCCTGTGCAGTGGGCCGCTTTCGCGTACCTTGGGGTCGTGAGCATGTTTCTTGGCTTCTTCGCCTGGTACCACGGGCTGGCCATCGGCCCCATGGCGCAGGTCAGCCAGGTCCAACTGGTCCAGCCCGTGCTGAGCATCTGCTGGGCCGGGCTCCTCCTGGGCGAAACCCTGACGTGGACCACCATCCTCGGCGGCGCCGTGGTCGTTTTCTGTGCCGGCCTGGCCGTCCGCTCCCGCCCCGGCCCCATCAGGCCGTCCAGCGCAACAGTGCCTTTCAGCGAAACAGTGCCTTTCAGCGAAGCAGTGCCGTCCAGCGCAGGGCAGGAGGCGGAAGCGAAGGACCTGGCCACGGCGAAGCAGTCCCGCTGA
- a CDS encoding PLP-dependent aminotransferase family protein — MSNDSTSIIAARLREWIAGAAPGARLPSTRSLVAEYQASPVTVQKVLRTLAAQGLIESRPGVGTFVRAVRIARPADYGWQTAALGTPRAPLRSVSTAMRSAPNDAIAFHSGYPDRELLPERLVRAALTRAARADAALSRPPAAGLPELQSWFAHELRASTPAGVIPPTPSDVIVLPGSQSGLSSVFRALVGSGQPLLVESPTYWGAILAAAQAGVRVVPVPSGPEGPDPEELARAFDETGARLFYAQPNYANPTGAQWSARAGEQVLDVVRAHGAFLLEDDWAHDFGITTDAVPVASRDDSGHVVYLRSLTKSVSPAIRIAAVIARGPARERILADRSAESMYVSGVLQAAALDVVTQPAWQTHLRGLRHQLQSRRDLLVGSLREHAPLAHVEHMPRGGLNLWARLPDGTDVDQLVRDCEAAGVIIAAGTEWFPAEPAGPFIRLNYAGPNPGAFREGARILGRVLERMTGR; from the coding sequence ATGTCCAACGATAGCACTTCGATAATCGCGGCCCGGCTCCGGGAATGGATTGCGGGTGCCGCGCCCGGGGCCCGGCTGCCGTCGACGCGGTCCCTGGTTGCCGAATACCAGGCCAGCCCCGTGACCGTGCAGAAAGTGCTCCGCACGCTCGCCGCGCAGGGCCTGATCGAGAGCCGTCCCGGCGTCGGAACCTTCGTGCGGGCCGTCCGGATAGCCCGTCCCGCGGACTACGGCTGGCAGACCGCCGCGCTGGGAACGCCTCGTGCTCCGCTCCGGTCCGTCTCCACGGCGATGCGGAGTGCACCGAACGATGCCATTGCTTTCCACTCCGGCTATCCGGACCGCGAACTCCTGCCCGAGCGCCTGGTCCGGGCGGCACTGACGCGCGCAGCCCGGGCAGATGCGGCCTTGTCCCGTCCGCCCGCCGCGGGCCTGCCCGAACTGCAGTCCTGGTTCGCGCACGAACTCCGGGCCTCCACTCCGGCCGGCGTCATCCCGCCCACGCCCAGCGACGTCATCGTGCTTCCCGGCAGCCAGAGCGGACTCAGCTCAGTGTTCCGGGCGCTGGTTGGCAGCGGGCAGCCGTTGCTGGTGGAGTCCCCGACGTACTGGGGAGCCATCCTGGCCGCGGCGCAGGCCGGTGTCCGGGTTGTTCCCGTGCCAAGTGGTCCCGAGGGTCCGGATCCGGAGGAGTTGGCGCGCGCCTTTGACGAGACCGGCGCGCGGCTGTTCTATGCGCAGCCGAACTATGCCAATCCCACCGGCGCGCAGTGGTCGGCCCGTGCGGGCGAGCAGGTCCTGGACGTTGTGCGGGCGCACGGCGCGTTCCTTCTCGAGGACGACTGGGCGCACGATTTCGGCATCACCACCGATGCAGTGCCCGTTGCAAGCCGGGACGATTCCGGCCATGTCGTCTACCTGCGCTCGCTGACGAAGAGTGTGTCCCCGGCTATCCGCATTGCCGCGGTGATCGCCCGCGGACCGGCGCGTGAGCGTATTCTGGCCGACCGCAGTGCCGAGTCGATGTACGTCAGTGGCGTTCTGCAGGCGGCCGCCCTCGACGTCGTGACGCAGCCGGCGTGGCAGACCCACCTTCGCGGGCTCCGCCACCAGCTCCAGTCCCGCCGGGACCTGCTGGTCGGCAGCCTGCGGGAACATGCCCCGCTGGCCCACGTTGAGCATATGCCCAGGGGCGGGCTGAACCTTTGGGCGCGCCTGCCTGACGGGACCGACGTCGACCAGCTTGTCCGTGACTGCGAGGCGGCGGGGGTCATCATCGCCGCCGGAACCGAGTGGTTCCCGGCCGAACCGGCCGGCCCGTTCATCCGGCTCAACTACGCCGGACCCAACCCGGGCGCCTTCCGTGAAGGTGCGCGGATCCTCGGCCGGGTGCTTGAGCGCATGACAGGCCGGTAG
- a CDS encoding acyl-CoA dehydrogenase family protein, whose amino-acid sequence MTLASETIFQASAVPAAAVRTRVSVPLRFPDGFTAEAEVMTFSGLADGKEHLLLALGEWEQALLDAAPGGIGPDGAGPLVRLHSECLTGDVFGSQRCDCGPQLREAVERIAAAGGFLLYLRQEGRGIGLYSKLDAYALQDHTAHTLALPPDVGPGRSEAKISVGYEPAARADAVASVVPAHEDMLARAQGLVPALRERAEETERLRRIPESTMAELQSAEIFHLLSPTAVGGFGMGLETYGEVVRRLARGCASTAWSAGHLIEHVWMLARWPREAQDEVFASGPAPLAAATGAPAGVAEKVPGGYSISGRWTFASGVMHSEWALLAAQHGAVRLQCLVPLAEVEVLDVWQTAGLRGTGSNDILAEGLFVPEHRALDWELLAAEENPGSELHLDPLIHTPMGALLNMVAPAAALGSAEYAVELFGELMMVRKVKHTAEARQADSPLAQVRYAQAYGLVGTARLHWQEAVGVVSASHARRPAAMTDRERSQYRLSLALSGEASAAAVRVVMAGSGGSVHRLAHPLQRIQRDVNVLMNHAALAGDPILEQAGRGLLGLGFTVPSF is encoded by the coding sequence ATGACCCTTGCGTCAGAGACCATTTTTCAGGCGTCTGCCGTACCTGCGGCCGCCGTGCGCACCCGTGTTTCGGTGCCGCTGCGCTTTCCGGACGGCTTCACCGCCGAGGCTGAAGTGATGACCTTCAGCGGGCTCGCCGACGGAAAGGAGCACCTGCTACTGGCCCTCGGCGAGTGGGAGCAGGCCTTGCTGGATGCGGCGCCAGGCGGCATAGGGCCGGATGGTGCGGGGCCGCTGGTGCGGCTGCACAGCGAGTGCCTGACCGGGGATGTGTTCGGGAGCCAGCGGTGTGACTGCGGCCCGCAGCTGCGGGAGGCCGTGGAGCGCATCGCCGCAGCAGGCGGATTCCTGCTCTACCTCCGCCAGGAGGGCCGCGGGATCGGACTGTACAGCAAGCTCGATGCCTATGCGCTGCAGGACCACACCGCCCACACGCTCGCGCTGCCGCCCGACGTCGGACCCGGCCGCAGTGAGGCGAAAATCAGCGTCGGCTACGAGCCTGCGGCGCGGGCCGATGCTGTGGCATCGGTTGTCCCGGCCCATGAGGATATGCTCGCCCGGGCCCAGGGGCTCGTTCCGGCCCTGCGGGAGCGGGCCGAGGAAACGGAGCGCCTTCGCCGCATTCCGGAGTCCACCATGGCGGAGCTGCAGTCGGCCGAAATCTTTCACCTGCTGTCTCCGACGGCGGTCGGCGGATTTGGCATGGGGCTGGAGACCTATGGCGAAGTGGTCCGCCGGCTTGCCCGGGGCTGCGCCTCCACCGCCTGGAGCGCCGGCCATCTGATCGAGCATGTCTGGATGCTGGCGCGCTGGCCCCGGGAGGCGCAGGATGAAGTCTTCGCGAGCGGGCCGGCCCCTTTGGCGGCCGCAACCGGCGCGCCGGCGGGTGTGGCCGAGAAAGTTCCTGGCGGCTACTCTATCTCGGGCCGGTGGACTTTTGCGTCCGGGGTGATGCATTCCGAGTGGGCGCTGCTGGCAGCGCAGCACGGCGCGGTGCGCCTGCAGTGCCTGGTGCCGCTGGCCGAGGTCGAGGTGCTCGACGTGTGGCAGACGGCCGGACTGCGGGGGACCGGGAGCAATGACATCCTGGCGGAGGGCCTGTTCGTCCCGGAGCATCGGGCGCTGGACTGGGAACTCCTGGCCGCGGAAGAGAATCCGGGCAGCGAGCTCCACTTGGACCCACTGATTCATACCCCCATGGGTGCGCTGCTGAATATGGTGGCTCCTGCCGCCGCCCTTGGATCCGCCGAGTACGCCGTCGAACTCTTCGGCGAGCTGATGATGGTGCGGAAGGTCAAACATACGGCGGAAGCCAGGCAGGCGGATTCACCGCTCGCGCAGGTCCGTTATGCGCAGGCTTACGGGCTGGTCGGCACGGCCCGGCTGCACTGGCAGGAAGCGGTTGGGGTGGTCTCTGCCTCGCACGCGCGCCGGCCGGCAGCGATGACCGACCGGGAGCGCAGCCAGTACCGTCTGTCCCTCGCATTGAGCGGGGAGGCGTCGGCCGCGGCGGTCCGGGTGGTCATGGCGGGATCCGGCGGGAGCGTGCACCGCTTAGCGCATCCACTGCAGCGGATCCAGCGCGACGTCAACGTCCTGATGAACCACGCGGCCCTGGCCGGGGACCCGATTCTTGAGCAGGCCGGCCGCGGCCTCCTGGGCCTCGGGTTCACTGTGCCGTCGTTCTGA
- a CDS encoding class III extradiol ring-cleavage dioxygenase, whose translation MTQTTDRPPVLFLSHGAPPLADDSTWTRELNAWSGTFGKPKDILMVSAHWENAPVTLSATGRDPGLVYDFWGFPQKYYEVAYDAPQAPELAAEVEKLVAAHGHHVERDESRGLDHGAYVPLKEMYPAADVPVVQMSMPTLDPQGLFELGMSLGPLRDRGTLIVGSGFTTHNLRWFNPAGGPDTTPPAASSEFDHWAEEAMARGDVDAILDFLNKAPAAREAHPRSEHWAPLYVALGAAYGSGDIQAKTAIDGFWFGLSKRSWTLT comes from the coding sequence ATGACTCAGACCACTGACCGGCCGCCGGTCCTCTTCCTCAGCCACGGTGCCCCGCCGCTGGCCGACGACTCCACGTGGACCCGCGAACTCAACGCCTGGTCCGGCACGTTCGGCAAGCCCAAGGACATCCTCATGGTCTCCGCCCACTGGGAGAACGCCCCGGTGACGCTCAGCGCCACCGGTCGCGATCCCGGCCTGGTCTACGACTTCTGGGGCTTCCCCCAGAAGTACTATGAGGTGGCCTATGACGCCCCGCAGGCACCGGAGCTCGCTGCCGAAGTGGAGAAACTCGTCGCCGCCCACGGCCACCATGTGGAGCGCGACGAAAGCCGCGGCCTGGACCACGGCGCCTACGTTCCGCTGAAGGAGATGTACCCCGCGGCGGACGTGCCGGTGGTGCAGATGTCCATGCCGACGCTTGACCCGCAGGGGTTGTTCGAACTCGGGATGTCGCTGGGGCCGCTGCGCGACCGGGGAACTCTGATCGTCGGTTCGGGATTCACCACTCACAACCTGCGCTGGTTCAATCCCGCCGGCGGACCGGACACCACGCCGCCGGCGGCCTCCAGCGAATTCGACCACTGGGCCGAGGAAGCGATGGCCCGCGGCGACGTCGACGCCATCCTCGATTTCCTGAACAAAGCACCGGCCGCCCGAGAGGCGCACCCCCGGAGCGAGCACTGGGCCCCGCTCTATGTGGCCCTCGGGGCGGCATACGGCTCGGGGGACATCCAGGCCAAGACGGCGATCGACGGTTTCTGGTTCGGGCTGTCCAAGCGCTCCTGGACCCTGACCTAA
- a CDS encoding SDR family oxidoreductase codes for MTIAVTGATGQLGRLVLEELLASQEPASLVAVVRDAGKAEELRVRGVQVRAADYSDPAALEAALAGVDKLLLVSGSEVGSRVAQHANVINAAKAAGVRFIAYTSVLAADTTELILAPEHKATEELIRESGLENTILRNGWYTENYVQAVTTARQTGAVVAAAGDGRVASAARADYAAAAAAVLSSAGHEGRVYELSGDYAWDFKELATALTEIAGREVVYQPVSAAELVEVLTSAGLDQGTAGFLAALDTDTQAGLLATVTGELSGLIGRPTTPLLQALRSATAS; via the coding sequence ATGACAATTGCAGTAACAGGTGCCACAGGACAGCTGGGCCGGCTGGTCCTCGAGGAACTGCTCGCCAGCCAGGAACCAGCCTCGCTGGTGGCGGTAGTGCGCGACGCCGGGAAGGCTGAGGAGCTGCGTGTCCGTGGCGTCCAGGTGCGCGCCGCGGACTATTCCGATCCGGCCGCGCTGGAGGCCGCCCTCGCGGGTGTCGACAAACTCCTGTTGGTCTCCGGCAGCGAAGTGGGCTCCCGTGTGGCGCAGCACGCCAATGTGATCAACGCGGCCAAGGCCGCGGGCGTCCGTTTCATCGCCTACACGTCCGTCCTGGCCGCGGACACCACGGAGCTGATCCTGGCACCCGAGCACAAGGCGACAGAGGAACTCATCCGCGAGTCCGGACTCGAGAACACGATCCTGCGCAACGGCTGGTACACCGAAAACTATGTCCAGGCCGTGACCACGGCCCGTCAGACCGGCGCCGTCGTGGCCGCTGCAGGAGACGGCCGGGTCGCCAGCGCGGCGCGGGCCGACTACGCGGCCGCCGCGGCGGCGGTGCTCAGCTCCGCGGGACACGAGGGGCGCGTCTACGAACTCTCCGGCGACTACGCCTGGGACTTCAAGGAACTTGCGACCGCGCTCACCGAGATCGCGGGCCGGGAAGTGGTGTATCAGCCCGTCTCCGCAGCCGAGCTGGTGGAGGTCCTGACCAGCGCCGGACTCGACCAGGGGACCGCGGGATTCCTCGCCGCCCTTGACACGGACACCCAAGCCGGTCTGCTGGCAACCGTCACAGGCGAGCTGTCCGGGCTGATCGGGCGCCCGACGACGCCGCTGCTGCAGGCCCTGCGGTCTGCCACCGCGAGCTAG
- a CDS encoding universal stress protein has translation MESSGDFGLAGAGAWSDGPLVLGVPWDFEVRLVRAAAGLAAIMDAHLICAFVDPASYLTEWAPAGSQPGTSLDPVRNVDAEYPSRQMLAGLERVLGPPGGAWSFRVLNGEVAQALGRLAESADAAALIVGGQRPGRVAKMVRLLEGSVSVSLTRLQAKPVLIVPHIIPRPGP, from the coding sequence GTGGAATCGTCCGGTGATTTCGGCCTGGCCGGCGCCGGGGCGTGGTCGGACGGCCCGCTGGTTCTCGGCGTGCCATGGGATTTCGAGGTGCGGCTGGTGCGGGCCGCCGCGGGGCTCGCGGCCATCATGGACGCTCACCTGATCTGCGCGTTCGTGGACCCGGCGAGCTACCTCACGGAGTGGGCACCCGCCGGCTCGCAGCCTGGCACCTCGCTCGATCCCGTCCGCAATGTCGACGCCGAGTATCCCTCCCGGCAGATGCTGGCCGGGCTCGAGCGCGTGCTTGGGCCGCCCGGCGGGGCATGGTCCTTCAGGGTGCTGAACGGGGAAGTGGCCCAGGCCCTGGGTCGCCTGGCGGAAAGCGCGGATGCGGCTGCGCTGATAGTCGGCGGGCAGCGGCCCGGGCGGGTTGCCAAAATGGTCCGGCTCCTGGAAGGCTCCGTCAGCGTGTCCCTGACCCGCCTGCAGGCCAAGCCCGTGCTGATCGTTCCGCACATTATTCCGCGCCCAGGCCCGTGA
- the trxB gene encoding thioredoxin-disulfide reductase: MSADNVTTEQLIIIGSGPAGYTAAIYAARAGLRPLVIAGAVTAGGALMNTTEVENFPGFPDGIQGPELMDGLQKQAEKFGAQVVFDDVTGVRLAGHLKRVVTGAGETHEAPAVILATGSAYKELGLPEEKKFSGHGVSWCATCDGFFFRDQDIIVVGGGDSAMEEATFLTRFGRSVTVVVRKGELRASRIMAQRAKDNPKISFAWHSAVTAIHGNAKVTGVTLTDTRTGATREQAATGIFVAIGHVPRTELLAGQVELDAEGYITVDSPTTVTNLTGVFACGDAVDHRYRQAITAAGTGCAAALDAERYLAALDDADSIATALVEEPTHS, from the coding sequence ATGAGCGCTGACAACGTAACTACTGAACAGCTGATCATCATCGGATCCGGCCCGGCCGGCTACACCGCGGCGATCTACGCCGCCCGCGCCGGGCTAAGGCCGCTCGTCATCGCCGGGGCCGTCACCGCGGGAGGTGCCCTGATGAACACCACCGAGGTGGAGAACTTCCCCGGCTTCCCGGACGGCATCCAGGGCCCGGAACTGATGGACGGGTTGCAGAAGCAGGCCGAGAAGTTCGGCGCCCAGGTGGTGTTCGACGACGTCACCGGCGTCCGGCTCGCCGGCCACCTCAAGCGCGTGGTCACCGGCGCCGGAGAGACTCACGAGGCTCCCGCCGTCATCCTCGCCACCGGCTCCGCCTACAAGGAACTCGGCCTGCCGGAGGAAAAGAAGTTCAGCGGCCACGGCGTCTCCTGGTGCGCCACCTGCGACGGCTTCTTCTTCCGCGACCAGGACATCATCGTGGTCGGCGGCGGGGACTCCGCCATGGAGGAGGCGACCTTCCTGACCCGCTTCGGAAGGTCCGTGACGGTGGTGGTCCGCAAGGGTGAACTGCGGGCCTCCCGCATCATGGCCCAGCGGGCAAAGGACAACCCCAAGATCAGTTTCGCGTGGCACTCCGCCGTCACCGCGATCCACGGCAATGCCAAAGTCACGGGCGTCACCTTGACGGACACCCGCACCGGCGCAACCCGCGAACAGGCCGCCACCGGGATCTTCGTCGCGATCGGACATGTCCCCCGGACCGAACTGCTGGCCGGCCAGGTGGAGCTCGACGCCGAGGGCTACATCACGGTGGACTCCCCGACCACCGTCACCAACCTGACAGGGGTTTTCGCGTGCGGGGACGCTGTGGACCACCGCTACCGCCAGGCCATCACCGCCGCCGGCACCGGCTGCGCCGCGGCCCTCGATGCCGAACGCTACCTCGCCGCGCTCGACGACGCGGACAGCATCGCCACCGCCCTCGTCGAGGAACCCACCCATTCGTAG
- a CDS encoding alkyl sulfatase dimerization domain-containing protein: MTRKPAEQAVAAAHRELSASLPFADAADQEDAARGFIAALSPAVVHAADGRVVWDNDKYSFLGGEAPDTVNPSLWRQSGLVAKQGLFEVVDGIYQVRGLDLSNITFVEGDTGVIVIDPLISTETAAAALRLYRSHRGERRVAAVIYTHSHVDHFGGVFGVATQADADAGLIEVIAPDGFVEHAVSENVYAGTAMARRAGYMYGAALACGPRGQVGAGLGQTTSTGEIGLIVPTLDIRETGQRHTVDGLEIEFQMAPGTEAPAEMHFYFPRYRALCMAENATHTLHNLLTLRGALVRDPHVWSTYLTQAIRMFGTRTDVVFASHHWPTWGADRILSFLSTQRDLYAYLHDQTLRYLNRGYTGAEIAEAIELPPALANAWHTRGYYGSVSHNVRAIYQRYMGWFDGNPARLWPHPPAGLATRYVDAMGGLDHVIGTARTAFEAGDFRWAATLLDHAIFVDAGNPGVRELYADTLEQLGYGSENGTWRNFFLSGATELRDGNFGTPTATAAPAIVAQLTPEQLFGSLAIAVDGPKAWNLDLSLNVTFTDLDATYHLTLRNGVLISELVAGESADAEIRLTKARLLALLGGDTASPGITLTGSTYVLPALLGVLDTGDPAFNIVTP, encoded by the coding sequence ATGACCCGCAAGCCAGCCGAGCAGGCCGTCGCGGCTGCCCACCGTGAGCTGTCCGCATCATTGCCCTTCGCGGACGCTGCCGATCAGGAGGACGCGGCACGCGGGTTCATCGCGGCCCTGAGTCCCGCCGTCGTGCACGCAGCCGACGGGCGGGTGGTGTGGGACAACGACAAATACTCGTTTCTTGGCGGTGAGGCCCCCGACACGGTGAACCCGAGCCTCTGGCGGCAGTCCGGCCTCGTGGCCAAACAGGGCCTTTTCGAAGTGGTGGACGGCATCTACCAGGTCCGCGGCCTCGACCTCTCGAACATCACCTTCGTGGAAGGTGACACCGGGGTCATTGTGATCGACCCCCTCATCTCGACTGAGACGGCCGCCGCCGCGCTCAGGCTCTACCGGTCGCACCGGGGTGAGAGGCGTGTTGCCGCCGTCATCTACACCCATAGCCATGTAGACCACTTCGGCGGAGTCTTCGGTGTTGCCACCCAGGCGGATGCCGATGCCGGGCTTATCGAGGTGATCGCCCCGGACGGCTTCGTGGAGCATGCCGTCTCGGAAAACGTCTACGCCGGCACCGCCATGGCGCGCCGGGCCGGCTACATGTACGGGGCGGCCCTCGCATGCGGCCCGCGGGGCCAGGTGGGCGCCGGCCTCGGCCAAACGACCTCAACAGGGGAAATCGGGCTCATCGTGCCGACGCTGGACATCCGCGAGACCGGCCAGCGCCACACAGTGGACGGCCTCGAGATCGAGTTCCAGATGGCTCCTGGGACCGAGGCGCCGGCGGAGATGCACTTCTACTTTCCCCGGTACCGCGCCCTGTGCATGGCCGAAAACGCGACCCACACGCTCCACAACCTGCTCACCCTGCGGGGCGCGCTGGTCCGTGATCCGCATGTCTGGTCCACGTACCTCACGCAGGCGATCAGGATGTTCGGCACGCGGACGGACGTCGTCTTCGCCTCCCACCATTGGCCGACGTGGGGAGCGGACCGGATACTTTCCTTCCTCTCGACCCAGCGCGACCTCTATGCCTACCTCCACGACCAGACCCTGCGATACCTCAACCGGGGGTATACCGGCGCCGAGATCGCCGAGGCCATCGAGCTGCCGCCGGCCCTCGCGAACGCCTGGCACACCCGGGGCTACTACGGCTCCGTCAGCCACAATGTGAGAGCGATCTACCAGCGCTACATGGGGTGGTTTGACGGGAACCCGGCGCGCCTCTGGCCGCATCCTCCCGCCGGGCTGGCCACCCGCTATGTCGATGCCATGGGAGGGCTGGACCACGTCATCGGGACCGCGCGGACTGCCTTTGAGGCAGGTGACTTCCGCTGGGCAGCCACGCTGCTCGACCACGCCATCTTCGTCGATGCCGGCAACCCCGGGGTGCGGGAGCTCTACGCCGACACGCTGGAACAGCTCGGTTACGGCTCGGAGAACGGGACGTGGCGGAACTTCTTCCTCTCCGGGGCCACCGAACTGCGCGACGGCAACTTCGGGACGCCAACGGCGACGGCGGCACCGGCGATCGTCGCCCAGCTCACCCCCGAGCAGCTCTTCGGATCCCTCGCCATCGCGGTGGATGGACCCAAAGCCTGGAATCTGGACCTCTCGCTCAATGTCACGTTCACGGATCTCGACGCCACATACCATCTGACCCTCCGCAATGGCGTGCTCATCAGCGAGTTAGTGGCGGGCGAATCGGCGGACGCCGAGATCCGGCTCACCAAGGCCAGGCTGCTTGCCCTGCTCGGCGGGGACACCGCCTCGCCGGGCATCACCCTGACCGGCAGCACCTACGTCCTGCCGGCCCTGCTGGGAGTGCTCGACACCGGGGACCCGGCGTTCAATATCGTCACCCCGTAA
- a CDS encoding LysE family translocator, with product MVEQLTAFVLTCLVVVLVPGPDFALVIRNAARGPRSAATAAAGIMVGNTILALLAVLGVTALLGASEVLGTGIKIAGAAYLLYLGVRALAEAFARAPKEHTQPAGPRPGRQLGGSSPFVQGMVSNLLNPKVAVFYLSLFPQFNFAPLPSLAQHTVMACIFLLIAFAWYVLLLSGLKKITGFLARPRTGRMVVGGSGAVLVGVGGTILTKTLASA from the coding sequence ATGGTCGAACAGCTAACGGCCTTTGTGCTGACCTGCCTGGTGGTGGTCCTCGTGCCCGGCCCGGACTTTGCCTTGGTCATCAGGAACGCGGCCCGCGGCCCCCGGTCCGCTGCAACAGCTGCCGCCGGCATCATGGTGGGCAACACGATTCTTGCGCTGCTGGCGGTGCTCGGTGTCACGGCGCTGCTGGGGGCCTCGGAGGTGCTCGGGACCGGGATAAAGATCGCCGGGGCCGCCTACCTGCTCTATCTGGGTGTCCGCGCGCTCGCCGAGGCATTCGCCAGGGCTCCCAAAGAACACACGCAGCCCGCGGGACCGCGGCCGGGCCGACAGCTTGGTGGCAGCTCGCCATTCGTGCAGGGAATGGTGAGCAACCTGCTCAACCCGAAGGTCGCCGTTTTCTATTTGTCGCTGTTCCCGCAATTCAATTTCGCCCCGCTGCCGTCGCTCGCCCAGCACACCGTAATGGCGTGCATCTTCCTGCTGATTGCCTTTGCCTGGTATGTGCTGCTCCTCAGCGGGCTCAAGAAGATCACGGGCTTTCTCGCCCGGCCCCGGACCGGCCGGATGGTCGTCGGTGGTTCGGGCGCTGTCCTCGTCGGGGTTGGCGGCACGATCCTGACCAAGACGCTGGCCTCCGCCTAA